DNA sequence from the Marinilongibacter aquaticus genome:
ATAAGCAAAATGCCTTCTTCACTGTTTTTCATGCTTTTTCCATCGGCCTCGGTCACAAAATAAAATGATTGGCCTACTGCTGTGTTGAACAGTTCGTTCCACGAAGCCACTACCGCATATCCGTCTGAAGCTTTGAAAACGAAGTAATATTGGCTGAGTATTTTTGGGCTTGGGCATTGAATTTCTATTTTTTCCAAAAAGGGCAATAAAGGCACGGCTCTGACACCCTGATATTCCTTTCTGAATTCGCCCAAATGATTGCTTACCCTGAAATTGCCCAAAGATACAGGTGTTTTTGTGGCGATTTCTTCCCACGAAATTTCGCTTTCAGATTTGACCAATCCAGTGATTTTTACCTTTTGGGTAGGCACTATATGCTGCCCGAAAGCGGTGAATGAAAACAGGGAAAGTAGAAGAAATAATTTCATGACAATTCATTATATATTCAAATATATAACGATTGTTTTCATGAAGCCAAAAATGCTTTCAATTTCTCTTCCAGAGAATTTTGAAACTCGCTGTAAATGTGCTTAAAAGCGGCAATGAGTTCTTTTCCTTCCGCGGTGACGACCGTGCCGCCGCCTCGCTCTCCACCCGTTTGGGTAATGACCAAAGGTTTTACGGTCTGCTGATTCATGGAAAAAATCATGTCCCAGGCTTTTTTGTACGACATGCCCATTTCTTTGGCCGCCTTGCTGATAGAGCCTGTGCGGTCGATTCGTTCCAAAAGCTCCATTCTGCCTGGCCCCAAAAAACGCTCGTTTTCGCTGACGATGCGAATAATGCCTTTCATTTCAAGTTTCAGGTCGCTTTTGATTATTTTATGTATTGCCATTTTAGGGTTTGTTTTCGATGTTAAGGGCATCCAAGCTTATGCGATAAATATTTCCCAAACCATTTTCCGTACGGTTGGCCCATTCTTCCAGTTCTTGCACAGTGCGTATTTTCTGTTTTTTGCCTTTGGTTCTTTCACTCGAAAAATAGAAGTTTTTTCGCGGCCAGTCGATAAATGGGCAATAATCAAGTTTTTCGGAGTTGATTTGTGGCCCTAGATTTCGGGCTGTTGTCCATTGCCCTAAATTGTTCTTTTCGCTGATGTAAAGGTCGCTGCCGCCCAAATCGTCTTTTCGCCCAAAGGAGCTGAAAATGAGTGTTTTTTCATCGGGACTGATATAGGCGTTGAATTCATAATTTGTTGAATTGACGGCCGAATCCAAAGCGAAGGGTTGCTGATATTGACCGTTTTCAAATTTGGCCAGAAAGATATCTTCTTTGCCAATTCCCTCTTTTCGCATGGCGGTAAAATACAAATTTCCGTTTTCGCTTACTGAAGGGTAAAATTCGTTGGCAGTTGTATTGATTAAGCTGTCCAATGCTTTTGGGGGCGTCCACGTTTGGGCTGTTCTTTCCGTGAACCAAATGTTGTAATCCGCACGAGAAGAATCGCCGTAAATGGGCCTGTTTGATACAAAATATAGTCTTTGGTTGTCGGGCGAGAAGAAAGGTTCGATGTCTTGAAACTGCCCAGAAAAGGGCATGATCTCGGCTTCCACCCATTCGCCTTTTACTTTTTTGATTGAGACAAGAGCCCGTGTGTTTTGTGTGTAATCGCCACGGGTAAATACAATTTCGGTAGCCTCGGCATTGATTGCTATATCTCTTTCGTAAAGGTTTGTAGAAATGATATTTTCGGCAAACAATTCGGTTGTCGGGCTTTTTGTGTCGAGATCAAGCCTGTATCCGTTTTGCTTTTTACAGCTAAGCGACAAGGTCAGGGTCGTGATAAAAAGTATATTGAGCCG
Encoded proteins:
- a CDS encoding winged helix-turn-helix domain-containing protein, which encodes MAIHKIIKSDLKLEMKGIIRIVSENERFLGPGRMELLERIDRTGSISKAAKEMGMSYKKAWDMIFSMNQQTVKPLVITQTGGERGGGTVVTAEGKELIAAFKHIYSEFQNSLEEKLKAFLAS
- a CDS encoding TolB family protein — its product is MKRLNILFITTLTLSLSCKKQNGYRLDLDTKSPTTELFAENIISTNLYERDIAINAEATEIVFTRGDYTQNTRALVSIKKVKGEWVEAEIMPFSGQFQDIEPFFSPDNQRLYFVSNRPIYGDSSRADYNIWFTERTAQTWTPPKALDSLINTTANEFYPSVSENGNLYFTAMRKEGIGKEDIFLAKFENGQYQQPFALDSAVNSTNYEFNAYISPDEKTLIFSSFGRKDDLGGSDLYISEKNNLGQWTTARNLGPQINSEKLDYCPFIDWPRKNFYFSSERTKGKKQKIRTVQELEEWANRTENGLGNIYRISLDALNIENKP